One Cryptomeria japonica chromosome 9, Sugi_1.0, whole genome shotgun sequence genomic window carries:
- the LOC131858401 gene encoding uncharacterized protein LOC131858401, which translates to MTWVTFLKEKSKALEKFKVFKALVENKKDLKIKSLRFDNGGEITSNEFVSFCEENGIKRQISQPRTPQQYGFVERKNRTVQEMARSMMNEAKINDAFWREVAHTVVYIQNRGLLRAKHNKTPYELRKESVNVKVHEITNTCNEDENGRNNAQKEEAIGAAQPSSNTQDGTTSINVQNSSKNAQSEVTSTSPYSSLQFGTADIHYKNELENDHGKTTFKTPKFVQRNHPVDQTLPENRARATRRNVNYFEDEDVSLLSMFEPKYFEEAPKDKHWIAAMKEELDQIQKSFKVFQMDVKSVFFNGNLSEDVYAEQLDKFILSDKHNYACKLKKALYGLKQATRAWYDKLDKYLQQKGFRKGMAENKLYVKEESKQLLIVVVYVADLIFGGDCVGMCKEFATKIKH; encoded by the exons aTGACCTGGGTGacttttttgaaagagaaatctaaaGCTCTTGAAAAATTTAAAGTATTCAAGGCTTTGGTTGAGAATAAAAAAGATTTGAAAATCAAGAGTTTACGTTTTGATAATGGAGGTGAAATTACATCTAATGAATTTGTTAGTTTTTGTGAGgaaaatggaattaaaagacagatTTCACAACCTAGAACACCTCAACAATATGGTTttgttgagaggaaaaatagaacagtTCAAGAAATGGCCCGGAGCATGATGAATGAGGCCAAAATCAATGATGCTTTTTGGAGAGAGGTTGCTCATACAGTAGTTTATATTCAAAATAGAGGTTTGTTGAGAGCAAAGCataacaaaactccttatgagcttAGGAAAG AAAGTGTTAATGTTAAAGTTCATGAGATTACTAACACTTGTAATGAGGATGAAAATGGTAGAAACAATGCTCAAAAGGAGGAAGCAATAGGTGCTGCTCAACCTTCTTCAAATACACAAGATGGAACAACAAGTATTAATGTTCAAAACAGCTCTAAAAATGCTCAATCAGAGGTTACAAGCACTTCTCCTTATTCTAGTTTGCAGTTTGGGACAGCAGATATACATTATAAAAATGAATTAGAAAATGATCATGGTAAGACTACTTTTAAGACTCCTAAGTTCGTGCAAAGAAATCATCCTGTTGATCAAACCTTACCTGAAAATAGAGCTAGAGCTACTAGAAGGAATGTTAATTATTTTGAAGATGAAGATGTTTCTTTGCTGTCTATGTTTGAACCTAAGTATTTTGAAGAAGCAcctaaagataaacattggatagcAGCCATGAAAGAAGAGCTCGATCAAATTCAAAAGA GTTTTaaagtgtttcagatggatgtaaaatctgtttTTTTTAATGGTAATTTAAGTGAAGATGTATATGCTGAACAACTTGACAAATTTATTTTATCTGACAAACATAATTATGCGTGCAAGCTGAAAAAGGCActgtatggccttaaacaagctacCCGTGCATGGTATGACAAGTTGGATAAGTACTTGCAACAAAAAGGTTTTAGAAAAGGAATGGCGGAGAACAAACTCTATGTGAAAGAAGAAAGTAAGCAATTGTTGATTGTTGTAGTTTATGTGGCTGATCTAATTTTTGGTGGTGACTGTGTAggtatgtgcaaagaatttgcaactAAAATAAAGCACTAA